A stretch of the Planctomycetota bacterium genome encodes the following:
- a CDS encoding AsmA-like C-terminal region-containing protein produces the protein MPRTANHTKPADAADRPEKPRRGKRWLRRAIVAVLVGIALLVGGALAMLSPLAGVVLRPQLATQLGVDVRGGSLRLTTSGDIEISNATFVVPNGRPGIVIGDAARVLTVRRGVITLDWRGRSGGGPLVERVDLFDAVVRVSKPLDRFDLNILDIRPPAGGAGGPLPSVVVHRADLVLAEHDGTGDMTTLRELPITATLSPSADRTGAYDIELREDATRSTSAQPIKFAGMLRPDGFSGRVGALDIADFGPETIPLQLRELYTELRLAGRTRGARVFYDETTDVLEVVLDVRGGGSPAPFAEDAATPARLELHIPAPVDEAGTLRALIPASGSGTVRLVQRPAPRGVTPVPWQSVQATPEPGEPGVGTRRLYIEGDLDTTIEDLACDLDFRIWLGGGEPLYSFGLESRDEYAFTPDAPFFDVDNEILGKLGELFEDLGVEGGIEFAASAAQVADGAGTRQIVEGSGLIRRGKLRYAQFPYPVMDVDGLITIRGGIIELQDVQGRTPAGSPVAASGRILLDEEATGVDLTIEAFSAPFDQTLRETLDAVSPAIREIVMNEAALAERREAGLLRAPGSPGASAPFFELGGDIDATVRVVREKGRLGSTSVLVEASSERFGLLPEAFPVPLIARDVVVRVDLPPEYESAEAGEPQMLEVTAPSGTISTLSGGRASIDLSVRVPLGAEELSTAIDLEVDARGVPVSPLLIEAIPEPSEPGSGTPSPRRLLTRLDPAGPIDATVAVGRSHRARVDWRAEVRPDRVELRPPALDPTRDPIRLVGTTGVIRVDEDGLTGDLRAACEDGGGITTQLRVDNEEKRVLAVVSSVALNLQAHVEDVIALFSPDLANQLDEERRLYHIEGAANLTASVLSTPERVGAEVRISQLRDVRFDWLGGRLELDDSRGAIIVNNTDQGPIARFERLVAQGAYNGEPSGRFRLHGSMPFGALQEAGSLYPDPTALEIEVQGGSIEGPLFRTLVGDRIGEAGAEIYEEFEPTGEYDAMVALRTAGYAGGEGVRSVRSFELSPYDLEFTRRGVRHRVPWISGLLTGDEQPSPDGTSLYRGLIDDLTLGGDGWWIGLDGQWKAEDNGAVFGATTLEGELAPPPLDAEGRPVAVELLPEPLLALQLDAVAASIRGLELARAGPLSLPPSRLEIETNPERPVRVDLDLRLEAPDLRVGSRATGAAGAGDGDADDDDAPPNEEIADGRGAAAGAFGLRRVAARRQAGTSEDALPGSASPAINQARTHLVRVLDAAVGIRVRPDEADEVASIEVHASRGEIRGIAAMQTRTHAVVRPGGRIEFPHVLVGTSGGRVTGTAMVQLGAEPGDPVGYEIDATGAGLKTERVIAGLQDRPAADLASAGDMDIALGLSGRLGSPDTLMGRGSLRIRGGSPVDLPLPIRAAIEALNVQVGGARYDEVNGEFHIVGPTMSFSHLTAGSDAVVLSGLGTVDLIDGRIALDITSVPRNDSVVQATLRALRDVIVAVELGGTLSDPQTRPRPQALTGPFDRLRQLLQGGLTAEEWRRERLRRFARQGTQPDSGW, from the coding sequence ATGCCACGCACCGCGAACCACACCAAGCCCGCCGACGCGGCCGACCGGCCGGAGAAGCCCCGCCGTGGGAAGCGGTGGCTCCGCCGCGCGATCGTCGCGGTGCTGGTCGGCATCGCGCTGCTCGTCGGCGGCGCGCTGGCGATGCTCAGCCCGCTAGCGGGCGTGGTCCTCCGGCCGCAGCTCGCGACGCAGCTGGGCGTCGACGTCCGCGGCGGCAGCCTGCGCCTCACCACGAGCGGCGACATCGAGATCTCCAACGCGACCTTCGTCGTGCCCAACGGGAGGCCCGGCATCGTCATCGGCGATGCGGCCCGCGTCCTCACCGTGCGGCGGGGCGTGATCACGCTCGATTGGCGGGGCCGCTCGGGCGGCGGGCCGCTCGTCGAGCGGGTCGATCTCTTCGACGCGGTCGTCCGCGTCAGCAAGCCGCTGGACCGCTTCGACCTGAACATCCTGGACATCCGCCCGCCCGCCGGGGGCGCCGGCGGGCCGCTGCCGTCGGTCGTGGTGCACCGCGCCGACCTGGTGCTGGCCGAGCACGACGGCACCGGTGATATGACGACGCTGCGTGAGCTGCCCATCACGGCGACGCTCTCGCCCTCGGCCGACCGCACGGGCGCGTACGACATCGAGCTGCGGGAGGACGCGACGCGCAGCACGAGCGCGCAGCCGATCAAGTTCGCCGGCATGCTGCGGCCCGACGGCTTCAGCGGACGCGTGGGCGCGCTCGACATCGCCGACTTCGGGCCCGAGACGATCCCGCTGCAGCTCCGCGAGCTGTACACCGAGCTGCGGCTGGCGGGCCGCACGCGGGGCGCCCGCGTCTTTTACGACGAGACGACCGACGTGCTGGAGGTGGTGCTGGACGTCCGCGGCGGCGGCTCGCCCGCGCCCTTCGCCGAGGACGCCGCCACGCCCGCACGGCTCGAGCTGCACATCCCCGCGCCGGTCGACGAGGCCGGCACGCTGCGGGCGCTCATCCCCGCCAGCGGCAGCGGCACGGTGCGGCTGGTGCAGCGGCCCGCGCCTCGCGGCGTCACGCCCGTGCCCTGGCAGAGCGTGCAGGCGACCCCCGAGCCCGGCGAGCCCGGCGTGGGCACGCGGCGGCTGTACATCGAGGGCGACCTCGACACCACCATCGAGGATCTCGCCTGCGACCTGGACTTCCGCATCTGGCTCGGCGGCGGCGAGCCGCTGTATAGCTTCGGCCTGGAATCGCGGGACGAGTATGCCTTCACGCCCGACGCCCCGTTCTTCGACGTGGACAACGAGATCCTCGGCAAGCTGGGCGAGTTATTCGAGGACCTGGGCGTCGAGGGTGGCATCGAGTTCGCCGCCAGCGCGGCCCAGGTCGCCGACGGCGCGGGCACGCGTCAGATCGTCGAGGGCTCGGGGCTCATCCGCCGGGGGAAGCTGCGGTACGCCCAGTTCCCCTACCCCGTGATGGACGTCGATGGGCTGATCACCATCCGCGGCGGCATCATCGAATTGCAGGACGTGCAGGGCCGGACACCCGCGGGCTCGCCCGTCGCCGCCAGCGGCCGCATCCTGCTCGACGAAGAGGCCACCGGCGTGGACCTGACGATCGAGGCCTTTTCGGCCCCGTTCGACCAGACGCTCCGCGAGACGCTCGACGCGGTGAGCCCGGCCATCCGCGAGATCGTGATGAACGAGGCGGCGCTCGCCGAGCGCCGCGAGGCGGGCCTGCTGCGCGCGCCGGGATCCCCGGGTGCGTCCGCGCCGTTCTTCGAGCTCGGCGGCGACATCGACGCGACCGTCCGCGTCGTCCGCGAGAAGGGCCGCCTGGGCAGCACCTCGGTGCTCGTCGAGGCGTCGAGCGAGCGGTTCGGGCTGCTGCCCGAGGCCTTCCCCGTGCCGCTCATCGCACGGGACGTGGTGGTCCGCGTCGACCTGCCGCCCGAGTACGAGTCAGCGGAAGCGGGCGAGCCGCAGATGCTGGAGGTCACCGCGCCGAGCGGCACGATCTCGACGCTGTCGGGGGGCCGGGCGTCGATCGACCTGAGCGTCCGCGTGCCGCTCGGGGCGGAGGAGCTCTCGACCGCGATCGACCTGGAGGTCGACGCTCGGGGCGTGCCGGTATCGCCGCTGCTGATCGAGGCCATCCCCGAGCCGAGCGAGCCGGGGTCCGGCACGCCCTCGCCGCGGCGGCTGCTGACGCGGCTCGATCCGGCGGGCCCCATCGACGCGACGGTAGCGGTCGGGCGGTCGCACCGGGCCCGCGTCGACTGGCGAGCGGAGGTCCGGCCGGACCGCGTCGAGCTGCGGCCGCCGGCCCTGGATCCCACCCGCGATCCCATCCGACTCGTCGGCACGACCGGCGTCATCCGCGTGGACGAGGACGGGCTGACCGGCGACCTGCGGGCGGCCTGCGAGGACGGCGGCGGCATCACCACGCAGCTGCGCGTCGACAACGAGGAGAAGCGCGTGCTCGCGGTGGTCAGCTCGGTGGCCCTCAACCTGCAGGCGCACGTCGAGGACGTCATCGCGCTGTTCTCCCCCGACCTTGCCAACCAGCTGGACGAAGAGCGTCGGCTGTACCACATCGAGGGCGCGGCCAACTTGACCGCCAGCGTGCTGTCCACGCCCGAGCGTGTCGGCGCCGAGGTTCGCATCAGCCAATTACGGGACGTCCGCTTCGATTGGCTCGGCGGACGGCTGGAGCTGGACGACAGCCGCGGCGCCATCATCGTCAACAACACCGACCAGGGACCCATTGCGCGCTTCGAGCGGCTCGTGGCGCAGGGGGCGTACAACGGCGAGCCGTCGGGCCGGTTCCGCCTGCACGGCAGCATGCCCTTCGGGGCCCTGCAGGAAGCGGGCAGCCTGTACCCGGACCCCACCGCGCTCGAGATCGAGGTCCAGGGCGGGAGCATCGAGGGCCCGCTCTTCCGAACGCTCGTCGGCGACCGCATCGGCGAGGCCGGCGCGGAGATCTACGAAGAATTCGAGCCCACGGGCGAGTACGACGCGATGGTGGCGCTCCGCACCGCCGGGTACGCGGGCGGCGAGGGCGTGCGCTCGGTCCGATCGTTCGAGCTGTCGCCGTACGACCTGGAGTTCACTCGCCGCGGGGTGCGGCACCGCGTGCCGTGGATCAGCGGGCTGCTGACCGGCGACGAGCAGCCGTCGCCCGACGGTACGTCGCTCTATCGCGGGCTGATCGATGACCTGACGCTGGGCGGCGACGGCTGGTGGATCGGCCTCGACGGCCAGTGGAAGGCCGAGGACAACGGCGCCGTCTTCGGCGCCACCACGCTGGAGGGCGAGCTGGCCCCTCCCCCGCTCGACGCGGAGGGCCGGCCGGTCGCGGTGGAGCTGCTGCCCGAACCGCTGCTCGCGCTGCAGCTCGACGCCGTCGCCGCCTCCATCCGCGGGCTGGAGCTGGCGCGGGCGGGCCCGCTCTCCCTGCCCCCCAGCCGCCTGGAAATCGAGACCAACCCCGAGCGGCCGGTCCGCGTGGATCTCGACCTGCGGCTGGAGGCACCCGACCTGCGCGTCGGCAGCCGCGCGACGGGTGCGGCCGGAGCGGGCGATGGCGACGCGGACGACGACGATGCACCGCCGAACGAGGAAATCGCAGACGGTCGCGGTGCGGCGGCCGGTGCCTTCGGCCTCCGGCGTGTTGCCGCCCGGCGCCAAGCGGGCACGAGCGAGGACGCCCTCCCGGGTTCCGCTTCGCCGGCGATCAACCAGGCCCGCACCCACCTGGTCCGGGTGCTCGACGCGGCGGTGGGCATCCGCGTGCGGCCCGATGAGGCCGACGAGGTCGCGTCGATCGAGGTCCACGCGAGCCGCGGCGAGATCCGGGGCATCGCGGCCATGCAGACGCGCACGCACGCGGTGGTTCGGCCCGGCGGCCGCATCGAGTTCCCGCACGTGCTCGTGGGCACGTCGGGCGGGCGGGTCACGGGCACCGCGATGGTCCAGCTGGGAGCCGAGCCGGGCGACCCGGTGGGCTACGAGATCGACGCGACGGGCGCGGGGCTCAAGACCGAGCGGGTCATCGCGGGCCTGCAGGATCGCCCGGCGGCCGATCTCGCCAGCGCGGGCGACATGGACATCGCGCTGGGGCTGTCGGGCCGGCTCGGATCGCCCGACACGCTCATGGGCCGCGGGTCGCTGCGGATCCGCGGCGGCTCGCCGGTCGACCTGCCGCTGCCGATCCGAGCGGCGATCGAGGCGCTCAACGTCCAGGTCGGCGGCGCCCGATACGACGAGGTCAACGGCGAATTCCACATCGTGGGGCCGACGATGTCGTTCAGCCATCTCACGGCGGGCTCGGACGCGGTGGTGCTCAGCGGCCTTGGAACGGTGGACCTCATCGACGGCCGCATCGCGCTGGACATCACGTCGGTGCCGCGCAACGACTCCGTGGTGCAGGCCACGCTGCGGGCGCTGCGGGACGTGATCGTCGCCGTCGAGCTGGGCGGCACGCTGAGCGATCCGCAGACGCGGCCCAGGCCGCAGGCGCTCACGGGGCCATTCGATCGGCTCCGGCAGTTGCTGCAAGGCGGCCTGACCGCCGAGGAGTGGCGCCGCGAGCGGCTGCGTCGCTTCGCGAGGCAGGGCACCCAGCCCGACAGCGGCTGGTGA
- a CDS encoding HD domain-containing phosphohydrolase, with protein MLRVAIREAAPGMRLALPVYHPRRPGTVLLKAGVALDEKLIERLREIELKEVWINYPGMAFLGRFVSPEMQRARSELSHHILSAIDVASSGALAELDYTEYRRAIVQVVEQLLRSPSAAYFVEELCATSTPHGRHASSVCFLSLLMGLKLGDYLVAERSRLPAPHARNVTSLGIGAMLHDVGMLRLPPDALGRWNRHHDESDPEWRSHAKIGFEMIRRSVDPSASAVVLHHHQAFDGSGFPRRRAPGGGSIVVAGQDIHVFARIVAVADAFDRMCNSADAPGAEKHPQQRRPNVAVLREMCLGPSAARFDPMVLRALMNCVPAYPPGSVVTLSSGEHAVVCNWRVQDPCRPRVLPIAEGLAGAVGVGPMAGGGILDAAEEPADTIDLAITPDLCIAEADGFDVSTENFLLPTGDAFSVDKAVRAQLNRAESLKAS; from the coding sequence ATGCTCCGAGTCGCGATCCGAGAAGCCGCCCCCGGCATGCGCCTGGCGCTGCCCGTGTACCACCCGCGTCGGCCGGGCACGGTGCTGCTGAAGGCCGGCGTGGCGCTCGACGAGAAGCTGATCGAGCGGCTCCGCGAGATCGAGCTCAAGGAGGTCTGGATCAACTATCCGGGGATGGCCTTCCTGGGTCGCTTCGTCAGTCCCGAGATGCAGCGGGCCCGCTCGGAGTTATCGCACCACATCCTCTCGGCCATCGACGTCGCCTCCAGCGGCGCTCTGGCGGAGCTGGACTACACCGAGTACCGCCGCGCGATCGTCCAGGTTGTCGAGCAGCTGCTCCGCTCGCCGTCGGCGGCGTACTTCGTCGAGGAGCTATGCGCCACGAGCACGCCGCACGGCCGGCACGCCAGCTCGGTGTGCTTCCTGAGCCTGCTGATGGGCCTGAAGCTGGGGGACTATCTCGTCGCCGAACGCTCGCGGCTGCCCGCTCCCCATGCCCGCAACGTCACCTCGCTGGGGATCGGCGCCATGCTCCACGACGTGGGCATGCTCCGGCTGCCGCCCGACGCGCTCGGTCGGTGGAACCGCCACCACGACGAATCCGATCCGGAATGGCGCAGCCATGCCAAGATCGGCTTCGAGATGATCCGCCGGTCGGTGGATCCGTCGGCGTCGGCGGTCGTGCTGCACCACCACCAGGCCTTCGACGGCTCGGGCTTCCCGCGTCGCCGGGCGCCGGGCGGGGGGTCGATCGTCGTCGCGGGCCAGGACATCCACGTCTTTGCGCGGATCGTGGCCGTCGCGGACGCCTTCGATCGAATGTGCAACTCCGCCGACGCGCCGGGCGCCGAGAAGCACCCCCAGCAGCGGCGACCGAACGTCGCGGTGCTCCGCGAGATGTGCCTGGGCCCGTCCGCGGCTCGCTTCGATCCCATGGTGCTGCGGGCGCTGATGAACTGCGTGCCGGCCTATCCGCCGGGCTCCGTGGTCACGCTGAGCTCGGGGGAGCACGCGGTCGTGTGCAACTGGCGGGTGCAGGACCCCTGCCGGCCTCGCGTGCTGCCCATCGCCGAGGGACTCGCGGGCGCGGTGGGCGTCGGACCGATGGCGGGCGGGGGCATCCTCGACGCCGCCGAAGAGCCGGCGGACACCATCGATCTCGCGATCACGCCCGATCTGTGCATCGCCGAGGCGGACGGATTCGATGTCTCGACGGAGAACTTCTTGCTGCCGACGGGCGATGCCTTCAGCGTGGACAAGGCGGTCCGCGCGCAGCTGAACCGCGCCGAGTCGCTCAAGGCTTCCTAG
- a CDS encoding calcium/sodium antiporter, protein MGTLLAILWLVLGLAALVAGAEVMLRGAVSLAHRLGVPTFIIGLTVVAFGTSAPELAAGVGSVVKGETELIVGTVVGSNVANIGLVLGIAALIRPARVRAAVVRREVPVMIGVSILFIFAMLGGAVTRLDAMLLLLGMAVFLTWAIYSSRHLDAGDAAIVIEAEQEELAEGRPRVSMRRSIVLVVLGLGLMVLGSDRAVEGAREIAVALGVPSFIIGLTLVAFGTSLPEVVTSVVAALRGQSDIAVGNVLGSNIFNVLAVIGACAALDTLTVPDAVLARDAWVMLGFAVVLLPVMLTRFVITRAEAALLLAGYAAYVVVLALA, encoded by the coding sequence TTGGGCACGCTGCTCGCGATCCTGTGGCTCGTGCTGGGGCTGGCGGCTCTGGTCGCCGGCGCCGAGGTCATGCTCCGCGGCGCGGTCTCGCTGGCGCACCGCCTGGGTGTGCCCACGTTCATCATCGGGCTGACCGTGGTGGCCTTCGGCACGAGTGCGCCGGAGCTGGCCGCGGGCGTGGGCTCGGTGGTCAAGGGCGAGACCGAGCTGATCGTCGGCACCGTGGTGGGCTCGAACGTCGCCAACATCGGGCTCGTGCTAGGGATCGCGGCGCTCATCCGCCCCGCGCGGGTGCGGGCGGCGGTCGTCCGGCGCGAGGTGCCGGTCATGATCGGCGTGAGCATCCTGTTCATCTTCGCGATGCTGGGCGGCGCGGTGACCCGGCTGGACGCCATGCTGCTGCTGCTGGGCATGGCGGTATTCCTGACGTGGGCCATCTACAGCAGTCGGCACCTCGACGCGGGCGACGCGGCCATCGTCATCGAAGCCGAGCAGGAGGAGCTGGCCGAGGGCCGCCCGCGGGTGAGCATGCGGCGGAGCATCGTGCTCGTGGTGCTCGGGCTGGGCTTGATGGTGCTGGGTTCGGATCGTGCAGTCGAGGGCGCGCGCGAGATCGCCGTGGCCCTGGGCGTGCCCTCGTTCATCATCGGGCTGACGCTGGTGGCCTTCGGCACCTCGCTGCCCGAGGTGGTCACCTCCGTGGTGGCGGCGCTGCGGGGCCAGTCGGACATCGCCGTGGGCAACGTACTGGGCTCGAACATATTCAACGTGCTGGCGGTCATCGGTGCGTGCGCGGCGCTGGACACGCTGACGGTGCCCGATGCCGTGCTAGCCCGCGATGCGTGGGTGATGCTGGGCTTCGCCGTCGTGCTGCTGCCGGTGATGCTGACCCGCTTCGTCATCACCCGGGCCGAGGCCGCCCTTCTGCTGGCCGGCTATGCCGCCTACGTCGTGGTGCTAGCCCTGGCCTAG
- a CDS encoding HlyD family efflux transporter periplasmic adaptor subunit: protein MTNPFWPGSLRRGSIVVKLGIAVAAVGLVGAGSWYVVRAAEDAGMGHGTDVVQAEVRDFSIETVATGELEARDQVEIRNELDMRATIVEVIKEGTRVAEGDVLVRLNSEQIEEQITEEESRVETARADLEAAENAYLIQISNNDSALRAAMLELELAELALMQWREGDDKKMQEQLASEADSARRTHERLSTKFEQSEQLFAKDFKSKNDFEQEQIDLLEAESKLKQATLALEIYVDYQRPRDEKQKTSDVEEAKAKVERVKKQNEIELASKDASRKNARRQLELREERLTKLQDQLEACTLTAPSAGLVVYQSSTRNGRWRNPDPPQAGTEVSPNEIIMVLPDTTEMVASVRVHESLAGRLSPGQPARVKMEALDSRVLSGRVESVGVLAESGSWRDPNLREYTVRIAIDAGEDDRLKPSMRAEATIVLDEVDDALTVPVQAIFNEGRLRYVFIPEGRRFGKVPVRVGRRSETHAEIRAGLGAGDAVLVRSPEAGEILARDWDASQLEAVGFRLDESGQPVPAPREGRRAASAAGGDASKSG, encoded by the coding sequence ATGACCAATCCGTTCTGGCCTGGCTCGTTGCGGCGTGGCTCGATCGTGGTGAAGCTGGGCATCGCGGTGGCCGCGGTGGGGCTCGTCGGCGCGGGCTCGTGGTACGTCGTCCGAGCGGCCGAGGACGCCGGCATGGGCCACGGCACCGACGTCGTCCAGGCCGAGGTCCGCGATTTCAGCATCGAGACCGTTGCCACTGGCGAGCTCGAGGCCCGCGACCAGGTCGAGATCCGCAACGAGCTGGACATGCGGGCGACCATCGTCGAGGTCATCAAGGAGGGCACCCGCGTCGCCGAGGGCGACGTGCTGGTCCGCCTCAACTCCGAGCAGATCGAGGAGCAGATCACCGAGGAGGAGAGCCGCGTCGAGACCGCGCGGGCCGACCTCGAGGCCGCCGAGAACGCCTACCTCATCCAGATCAGCAACAACGACTCGGCGTTGCGGGCCGCGATGCTCGAGCTCGAGCTCGCCGAGCTTGCGCTGATGCAGTGGCGCGAGGGCGACGACAAGAAGATGCAGGAGCAGCTCGCGTCCGAGGCCGATAGCGCCCGGCGCACCCACGAGCGGCTGAGCACCAAGTTCGAGCAGAGCGAGCAGCTGTTCGCGAAGGACTTCAAGAGCAAGAACGACTTCGAGCAGGAGCAGATCGATCTGCTGGAGGCCGAGTCCAAGCTCAAGCAGGCCACGCTCGCACTGGAGATCTACGTCGACTACCAGCGGCCGCGTGACGAGAAGCAGAAGACCTCCGACGTCGAGGAGGCCAAGGCCAAGGTCGAGCGGGTCAAGAAGCAGAACGAGATCGAGCTGGCCAGCAAGGACGCGAGCCGCAAGAACGCCCGCCGGCAGCTCGAGCTCCGCGAGGAGCGGCTCACCAAGCTGCAGGACCAGCTCGAGGCCTGCACGCTCACCGCGCCCAGTGCGGGCCTCGTGGTCTACCAATCCAGCACCCGCAACGGCCGCTGGCGCAACCCCGATCCGCCGCAGGCCGGCACCGAGGTCTCGCCCAACGAGATCATCATGGTGCTGCCCGACACCACCGAGATGGTCGCCTCGGTCCGCGTCCACGAGTCGCTGGCCGGCCGCCTGAGCCCGGGCCAGCCGGCCCGCGTCAAGATGGAGGCCCTCGACTCCCGCGTGCTGAGCGGCCGGGTCGAGTCCGTCGGCGTGCTGGCCGAGAGCGGCAGCTGGCGGGATCCCAACCTCCGCGAGTACACCGTTCGCATCGCCATCGACGCGGGCGAGGACGATCGGCTGAAGCCCTCCATGCGGGCCGAGGCCACGATCGTGCTCGACGAGGTCGACGACGCCCTGACCGTGCCCGTGCAGGCGATCTTCAACGAGGGCCGGCTCCGATACGTGTTCATCCCCGAGGGCCGCCGCTTCGGCAAGGTGCCGGTTCGCGTCGGCCGCCGCAGCGAGACGCACGCCGAGATCCGCGCCGGGCTGGGCGCGGGCGACGCCGTGCTGGTCCGCTCGCCCGAGGCCGGCGAGATCCTCGCCCGAGACTGGGACGCCTCGCAGCTCGAGGCCGTCGGCTTCCGACTGGATGAATCGGGCCAGCCGGTGCCGGCCCCCCGAGAGGGCCGCCGCGCGGCGAGCGCCGCGGGTGGCGACGCCTCCAAGAGCGGCTAA
- a CDS encoding LOG family protein, which produces MHDQHAGRNRAGTPEGDAPAGGHRDDAPPTFKGPDWRDISTRIDALVESVSLPTSGGFEKKLVADLVAAGLKLLTDDRDRGELKLMTAAFKELRYAMRVFGRYADAQKITIFGSARTPEDHPDYAACVEFSRRMAEAGWMVITGAGDGIMKAGHVGPGRRASFGAAIRLPFETTANSVIHGDEKLIHFRYFFTRKLIFLSQAQAVALFPGGFGTMDEAYETLTLIQTGKAGMLPIVMLEGQGEGGGGGYWDEFHAFARDALLSRGMISDDDTALYHHADTPEDAVRHVLDFYRNYHSSRYVGDQLVIRVRRPLGEDDLGVLNESFASLVKEGRITQGGPLEDEDDHLDLPRIVFAHTRRDFGVVRRLIDRINELDAGAAP; this is translated from the coding sequence ATGCACGACCAACACGCAGGACGCAACCGTGCCGGCACCCCAGAAGGGGACGCTCCGGCGGGCGGCCACCGCGATGACGCGCCGCCGACCTTCAAGGGCCCGGACTGGCGGGACATCTCGACGCGGATCGACGCCCTCGTCGAGAGCGTGTCGCTACCCACCAGCGGCGGCTTCGAGAAGAAGCTGGTGGCCGATCTCGTCGCCGCCGGCCTCAAGCTGCTCACCGACGATCGCGATCGCGGCGAGCTGAAGCTCATGACCGCTGCCTTCAAGGAGCTGCGGTACGCGATGCGGGTCTTCGGCCGCTACGCCGACGCGCAGAAGATCACGATCTTTGGCTCGGCCCGCACGCCCGAGGACCACCCCGACTACGCAGCATGCGTCGAGTTCAGCCGGCGGATGGCCGAGGCGGGCTGGATGGTGATTACCGGCGCGGGCGACGGCATCATGAAGGCCGGCCACGTGGGCCCGGGCCGTCGGGCGAGCTTCGGGGCGGCGATCCGGCTGCCCTTCGAGACCACCGCCAACAGCGTGATCCACGGCGACGAGAAGCTCATCCACTTCCGCTACTTCTTCACCCGCAAGCTCATCTTTCTGTCGCAGGCGCAGGCGGTGGCGCTCTTCCCGGGCGGCTTCGGCACGATGGACGAGGCCTACGAGACCCTCACGCTCATCCAGACGGGCAAGGCGGGCATGCTGCCCATCGTCATGCTCGAGGGCCAGGGCGAGGGTGGAGGCGGGGGCTATTGGGACGAGTTCCACGCCTTCGCGCGCGACGCGCTGCTCTCGCGGGGCATGATCAGCGACGACGACACGGCGCTCTACCACCACGCCGACACGCCCGAGGACGCGGTGCGGCATGTGCTGGACTTCTACCGCAACTACCACAGCTCGCGATACGTGGGCGACCAGCTGGTCATCCGCGTGCGGCGGCCGCTGGGCGAGGACGACCTCGGGGTGCTCAACGAGTCGTTCGCCTCGCTGGTGAAGGAGGGCCGCATCACCCAGGGCGGCCCGCTCGAGGACGAGGACGACCACCTGGATCTTCCGCGGATCGTGTTCGCGCACACGCGTCGCGATTTCGGCGTGGTCCGCCGGCTCATCGATCGCATCAACGAGCTGGACGCGGGCGCCGCCCCGTGA
- the mqnB gene encoding futalosine hydrolase yields the protein MGKDEHAMMVDPDTPPPDDAGPGPSPGARRTLLVVAADAERQAVQEGFGRPGGDLAAWTPQPLAGCADLLISGIGKANAAAATATVLAGGGYGRVLNLGIAGSLPIADPLPIGASIAATRSIYADEGIALPDGSFVGCAAMGFPLGPFGDWGVSADPALLDLAGPLVDVTAPIATVSTCSGTDAIALEVVRRTWAVAETMEGAAVGHVCARLGVPYLELRIVSNTTGDRDGQRWDFSLAVERLRDLASRLAAALDA from the coding sequence ATGGGGAAAGACGAGCACGCGATGATGGTCGACCCGGATACGCCCCCACCCGACGACGCCGGCCCTGGCCCGAGCCCTGGTGCCCGCCGGACGCTGCTCGTGGTCGCCGCCGACGCCGAGCGGCAGGCGGTCCAGGAGGGCTTCGGGCGGCCCGGGGGCGACTTGGCGGCCTGGACGCCCCAGCCGCTGGCCGGGTGCGCCGACCTGCTGATCTCGGGCATCGGCAAGGCGAACGCGGCGGCCGCCACGGCCACGGTGCTGGCGGGGGGCGGCTACGGCCGGGTGCTGAACCTGGGCATTGCCGGCAGCCTGCCGATCGCCGATCCGCTCCCCATCGGGGCGTCGATCGCGGCCACCCGCTCCATTTATGCGGACGAGGGCATCGCCCTGCCCGACGGCTCCTTCGTGGGGTGCGCCGCCATGGGCTTCCCGCTGGGCCCGTTTGGCGATTGGGGCGTCTCTGCCGATCCGGCGCTCCTGGACCTGGCGGGCCCGCTCGTGGACGTCACCGCCCCGATCGCGACCGTGTCCACCTGCTCGGGTACTGACGCCATCGCCCTGGAGGTCGTCCGGCGGACCTGGGCGGTGGCCGAGACCATGGAGGGAGCGGCCGTCGGGCACGTGTGCGCCCGGCTGGGCGTGCCCTACCTGGAGCTGCGGATCGTGAGCAACACGACCGGCGACCGCGACGGCCAGCGGTGGGACTTCTCGCTCGCGGTCGAGCGGCTGCGCGACCTGGCCAGCCGGCTGGCGGCGGCGCTGGACGCCTAG